Proteins co-encoded in one uncultured Draconibacterium sp. genomic window:
- a CDS encoding SusC/RagA family TonB-linked outer membrane protein has protein sequence MRKIFLILGMCFALLGSAYAQQTVTGTVTDDESLGIPGVSVLEKGTANGTTTDVDGNYTLRISSDEAVLVFSFVGMKTVEEIVNGRSNINITLKTEEVGLDEVVVTALGIKRDTRALGYAISTVKGVDLVKAGISSNPLTSLYGKAAGVGIQATAAGPMGGMKINIRGAQGLESSSGTRPLFVVDGVPIYDTESSMASRNYNPLNSFDFGSAVNDINVEDIQSMEILKGAKASVLYGSAGANGVVLITTKNGSGTRGLGVQITYGQEVYIPVSYINFQNEFGSGENEYAYDWEDEDETIRRTVSSRFNFGPKFDGSPIKFFDGSTRQYLPYKDNYLDLFNNGSSRNMQAAIQGGNEKGNMRIAFTNYEYDGITPNQEQTKNSLSFNGQLDASKFAHIEVTQNIYQTKSQNRMANIQHLVAFGTFNRDYDIATAMNSWKDDDGYMIDLNTLGSLDDAGWGWPSAFLDPNNINDGFFNLMWNMNENSYMDERINSITSVKTVLKFLPYLSLNLQGGLNYTDTDITNKLMPKRKNEESGAYEGGSFYYERQKNIIQNYEAFLTFNKSFMNDKLNVFAFAGPAFRKVGYKKINVGTRGNSKFPGFWSLTNSDYWPASYDSHVSGYDEESERLYSVLGQGTISWGMEYILEFQARNDWASTLPKSNRSYFYPGASFTWNFTETFDVPYINYGKLFVSWADVGRPANRYYALKSYSINTLPAPNTNINDVTGPSDLFSGDLKPERKREYEIGTSLRFFKDNRIELNMSYYNSTWYNQIMALPIPASSGADQIRINAGEINNQGFELFINGAIVATNPFRWEMTFTASKQWDNINKLYPGITQKNESAGNLIRRKAEGESMNTLWIQDYARDDNGNRMVGDDGLYYLSTDPEDEICVGSTNTDIYGGLSTNFYLQGDWGMLNLMAALDYKIGGSILSYSNFYLMGNGLTEETLPGRPGHGGITWTETLGDGTTRERHDGMILPGTKQDGTPNDIIVSARDYYSSYIHDMGTGWQPDMIEKNNYVKFRETSLTYTFPKRFSEQLKMQKLSVGITARNLFYIYKSVKNIDAESMLGTGNDSWIENTNFPSLRSYGFKVNLSF, from the coding sequence ATGCGAAAGATTTTTTTGATTCTTGGAATGTGTTTTGCGCTACTAGGTAGTGCTTATGCACAGCAAACAGTAACAGGTACGGTTACTGATGATGAGAGCCTTGGTATACCAGGGGTTTCAGTCTTGGAGAAAGGTACCGCCAACGGTACAACTACCGATGTTGATGGGAACTATACCTTAAGAATTTCCTCAGATGAAGCGGTTTTAGTTTTTTCCTTTGTTGGAATGAAAACTGTGGAAGAAATTGTGAATGGTCGTTCAAACATTAATATTACTTTGAAGACTGAAGAAGTGGGGCTTGATGAGGTGGTAGTAACTGCCTTGGGCATAAAACGAGACACACGTGCATTAGGATATGCCATCAGTACAGTGAAAGGCGTTGATTTGGTTAAAGCAGGGATTTCCAGTAACCCATTGACCTCGCTTTATGGAAAAGCTGCAGGGGTTGGTATTCAGGCAACTGCTGCCGGCCCGATGGGAGGAATGAAAATTAATATTCGTGGTGCACAAGGGTTAGAAAGTTCTTCGGGTACTCGCCCATTGTTCGTTGTTGATGGTGTACCAATCTACGACACAGAATCAAGTATGGCATCACGAAATTACAATCCGTTGAATTCTTTCGATTTTGGTTCTGCTGTAAACGACATTAATGTCGAGGACATTCAATCGATGGAAATATTAAAAGGTGCAAAAGCATCGGTATTGTATGGTAGTGCTGGTGCGAACGGTGTAGTTTTAATTACCACTAAAAACGGAAGCGGCACACGTGGTTTAGGTGTTCAAATTACTTATGGACAGGAAGTGTATATTCCGGTTTCATACATTAACTTTCAAAATGAATTCGGTTCTGGAGAAAATGAGTATGCTTACGATTGGGAAGATGAAGATGAAACTATTCGCAGAACAGTAAGTAGCCGTTTCAATTTTGGTCCAAAGTTCGATGGTTCGCCTATAAAATTCTTTGATGGATCAACTCGTCAGTATTTGCCATATAAAGACAATTACCTTGACTTGTTTAATAATGGTTCTTCAAGAAATATGCAAGCTGCGATTCAGGGAGGAAATGAAAAAGGAAATATGCGTATAGCATTTACCAACTATGAATATGATGGTATAACTCCTAATCAAGAACAAACTAAAAATAGCTTAAGTTTTAACGGACAGCTTGATGCTTCGAAATTTGCTCATATTGAGGTTACCCAAAATATCTATCAAACAAAATCGCAAAACCGTATGGCAAATATTCAACATTTGGTTGCATTCGGAACTTTTAATCGTGATTATGACATTGCAACAGCTATGAATTCATGGAAAGATGATGATGGATATATGATTGACCTAAATACATTAGGAAGTTTAGATGATGCCGGGTGGGGATGGCCATCGGCATTTCTTGATCCGAACAATATTAATGATGGATTTTTTAACCTAATGTGGAATATGAATGAGAACAGTTATATGGATGAACGTATTAATTCAATAACATCTGTTAAAACTGTTCTGAAATTTCTGCCATATTTAAGTTTAAACTTACAAGGGGGATTAAATTATACAGATACCGATATTACCAACAAATTGATGCCTAAACGAAAAAATGAAGAAAGCGGAGCCTATGAAGGTGGTAGCTTTTATTATGAAAGACAAAAAAATATAATTCAAAATTATGAAGCTTTCTTGACTTTCAATAAATCGTTTATGAATGATAAATTGAATGTATTTGCATTTGCCGGACCGGCTTTTCGTAAAGTAGGATATAAAAAAATAAATGTTGGAACTCGAGGAAATAGTAAATTCCCAGGCTTTTGGTCGTTAACAAATAGTGATTATTGGCCTGCTAGTTACGATAGTCATGTTTCTGGTTATGATGAGGAAAGTGAAAGGTTATATAGTGTTTTAGGACAAGGTACTATTTCTTGGGGAATGGAGTATATTCTTGAATTTCAGGCTCGCAACGACTGGGCTTCTACTTTGCCTAAATCAAATCGCTCGTATTTCTATCCAGGAGCTTCTTTTACTTGGAATTTTACCGAAACATTTGATGTGCCTTATATTAATTATGGTAAGTTATTTGTTTCTTGGGCAGACGTTGGTCGACCGGCAAATCGTTACTATGCATTGAAATCTTATAGTATAAATACTTTACCTGCTCCAAATACAAACATTAATGATGTTACTGGGCCTTCTGATTTATTCTCAGGAGATTTGAAGCCTGAAAGAAAAAGAGAATATGAAATTGGAACAAGTCTTCGCTTCTTTAAAGATAACCGTATTGAGCTTAATATGTCGTACTATAATAGTACTTGGTATAATCAGATTATGGCACTTCCTATCCCTGCTTCATCGGGAGCTGATCAAATTCGTATTAATGCTGGAGAAATTAATAATCAGGGATTTGAATTGTTTATTAACGGAGCTATAGTAGCAACTAATCCTTTCCGTTGGGAAATGACTTTTACGGCTTCAAAACAATGGGATAATATCAATAAACTATATCCGGGAATTACTCAGAAAAATGAGAGTGCCGGGAACCTGATTCGAAGAAAAGCTGAGGGCGAAAGCATGAATACTCTTTGGATACAGGATTATGCTAGAGATGATAATGGTAACCGAATGGTTGGTGATGATGGATTGTATTATCTATCTACTGATCCTGAAGATGAAATTTGTGTAGGAAGTACAAATACTGATATTTATGGAGGTTTGAGTACAAACTTTTACTTACAAGGTGATTGGGGAATGCTGAACCTTATGGCTGCATTAGACTACAAAATAGGTGGAAGTATTCTTTCTTATTCAAATTTTTATTTGATGGGTAATGGTTTAACAGAAGAAACTTTGCCTGGACGTCCTGGACATGGAGGGATAACATGGACCGAAACTCTTGGTGATGGAACTACTCGTGAGCGTCATGATGGTATGATATTACCTGGAACAAAACAAGATGGAACTCCTAAC
- a CDS encoding ROK family transcriptional regulator, with protein sequence MQTHNKLYYSKMILLENIDGKNLTGNALKNYRRKKKILSLLYENDTLSATFLSKQIGVSLPTAISLLKDLGESKLVEVRGSGESKGGRRPTLFGLKRDSIFVISCELGRFRGKIGVYNSHNELVAPVVVIQTSIDDDDLVDKLYAESRQVIEDNGIDFNNVYAVGIAMPGLVDSKEGINYTIKKEAYRNVAERLSARFNKIVYINNDARMEAYGEFVFGEAKGYRNAMIINWNWGVGLGMVLNGKLYNGGSGFAGELSHIKFVEDGDLCICGKRGCLETEISAYVLINRAREAVEQNRISQLTEKFKNREEEIRVQDIISAAKLGDELSISLLNGVAKALGKALSNTIQLLNPDIIVLGGLVSEANQYVLNSIQQSINQYCLEQISGNTKIVISNNWRHSGLLGITAKLFQQLFSDMNN encoded by the coding sequence TTGCAAACGCATAATAAACTATACTATTCTAAAATGATCCTTCTTGAAAATATAGATGGTAAAAACCTTACCGGAAATGCCTTAAAAAATTATCGAAGGAAGAAGAAGATTCTAAGTCTTTTATATGAAAACGACACACTTTCAGCAACATTTCTTTCCAAACAAATAGGCGTAAGTTTACCTACTGCCATTTCTTTATTAAAAGATCTTGGAGAGAGTAAGCTGGTAGAAGTGCGTGGTAGCGGCGAGTCGAAAGGTGGACGACGCCCTACTTTATTTGGCTTAAAGCGCGACAGCATTTTTGTTATTTCGTGTGAGTTAGGACGGTTTAGGGGGAAGATTGGAGTATATAACTCGCATAATGAGCTTGTGGCGCCTGTTGTTGTAATTCAAACTTCAATTGATGATGATGATCTGGTAGATAAGCTGTATGCAGAATCAAGACAGGTTATAGAAGATAATGGAATTGATTTTAACAATGTATATGCAGTTGGAATTGCAATGCCTGGTTTGGTTGATTCGAAGGAGGGAATAAATTATACGATAAAAAAGGAAGCTTACAGAAACGTTGCCGAAAGGTTAAGTGCAAGATTTAACAAGATCGTTTATATCAACAACGATGCCCGGATGGAGGCTTATGGCGAGTTTGTATTTGGAGAAGCCAAAGGCTATAGAAATGCCATGATTATAAATTGGAACTGGGGAGTTGGTTTAGGTATGGTGCTTAATGGTAAATTGTATAACGGTGGTAGCGGTTTTGCTGGCGAACTCTCGCATATAAAGTTTGTTGAAGATGGAGACCTTTGTATATGCGGAAAGCGAGGTTGCTTAGAAACAGAAATTTCAGCATATGTTTTAATAAACCGGGCCCGCGAGGCAGTAGAGCAAAACAGAATTTCCCAACTCACCGAAAAATTTAAAAACCGCGAAGAAGAAATTCGTGTACAGGATATTATATCCGCAGCAAAGTTAGGCGATGAACTTTCTATTTCGTTACTAAATGGTGTGGCTAAAGCACTTGGAAAGGCATTGTCAAATACAATTCAGTTATTAAATCCGGATATTATCGTTTTAGGAGGATTGGTTTCAGAAGCAAACCAATATGTATTAAATTCTATTCAGCAATCGATAAATCAGTACTGTCTGGAACAAATCTCTGGAAATACAAAAATTGTAATCTCAAATAATTGGAGACATTCAGGTCTTTTGGGTATTACTGCAAAATTATTTCAACAATTATTTAGCGATATGAATAATTAA
- a CDS encoding MBOAT family O-acyltransferase: MDLLQQIEIKELLRNIFLYDKTAPLIFTRFFFWAFFAFVLAGYSFVYKNKNRSVRAGYLFLVSLFFYYKSSGFFFFILLFSTLVDFFIGKGIYKSKNELTRKLLIAASVIINLTLLAYFKYAYFFVDSINIMLGTDLHVINHLALWANAATGTHFEVNQILLPVGISFFTFQTISYSVDVYRGETKPVNNLIDFGFYVSFFPQLVAGPIVRASGFVKQIYEDYRLSKEEFGWAIFIILKGLIKKIFIGDYIAVNFVDRVFSDPVTHSGFENLMALFGYSLQVYVDFSGYTDIAIGVALLMGYRLPQNFNSPYKAKSVAEFWKRWHMSLSSWLKDYLYIPIGGNREGSVFSYISLGIILAIVVLLAGKLILVPIFAALVLLFALLAHFFPNVKRHINTNINLMLTMLLGGLWHGASWQFIIWGGLNGVGLVIYKFWRRISPWEKRSNWMINIWKIAITFTFITFTRVFFRSESMDVVRGMLHQIATDFKLSMIPEVVVAYKWVFLMMLFGFVTHWLSYDLKDRAKNWFIESPMWVKAAISAVVVIIVYQSVSADMQPFIYFQF, encoded by the coding sequence TTGGATTTACTACAACAAATAGAAATAAAAGAACTGCTACGGAATATTTTTCTGTACGATAAAACGGCGCCGCTAATATTTACACGCTTTTTCTTTTGGGCGTTTTTTGCTTTTGTGCTGGCCGGTTATTCTTTCGTTTACAAAAATAAAAACCGAAGTGTTCGCGCCGGATATTTGTTCCTGGTAAGTTTGTTTTTCTACTACAAATCCAGTGGATTCTTTTTCTTTATTTTGTTATTCAGTACGCTCGTCGATTTTTTTATTGGCAAAGGAATTTACAAATCGAAAAATGAGTTGACCCGGAAACTGCTGATTGCGGCAAGTGTTATAATTAACCTCACCCTGCTGGCCTATTTTAAATATGCTTACTTCTTTGTCGACAGTATTAATATAATGCTGGGCACCGATTTGCATGTGATTAATCATTTGGCTTTATGGGCTAACGCAGCAACCGGAACACATTTCGAGGTGAACCAGATTTTGTTGCCGGTTGGTATCTCGTTCTTCACATTTCAAACCATTAGTTACTCGGTTGATGTGTACCGCGGCGAAACTAAACCCGTAAATAACTTAATCGATTTTGGTTTTTATGTATCGTTTTTCCCGCAGCTGGTTGCCGGCCCCATTGTTCGTGCATCGGGTTTTGTAAAGCAGATATACGAAGATTACCGCCTTTCGAAAGAAGAATTTGGCTGGGCTATTTTTATTATTCTGAAGGGATTGATTAAGAAAATATTTATTGGCGATTACATTGCCGTAAACTTTGTCGATCGTGTTTTTTCCGATCCTGTTACGCATTCGGGATTCGAAAACCTGATGGCATTATTTGGCTACTCATTGCAGGTTTATGTCGATTTTTCGGGGTATACCGACATTGCAATCGGAGTGGCGCTGTTAATGGGCTATCGCTTGCCGCAAAACTTTAATTCGCCCTATAAGGCAAAAAGTGTTGCCGAATTCTGGAAACGCTGGCACATGTCGCTTTCGTCGTGGCTGAAAGATTATTTGTATATCCCCATTGGTGGAAACCGCGAAGGCTCGGTGTTTAGTTATATCAGCCTGGGTATTATTCTGGCAATCGTTGTCCTTTTGGCCGGAAAGCTGATTTTGGTACCGATATTTGCAGCCCTTGTGTTGTTATTTGCTTTACTGGCGCATTTCTTCCCCAATGTAAAAAGGCACATTAATACCAATATTAACCTGATGCTTACCATGTTGCTCGGAGGACTGTGGCACGGCGCATCGTGGCAGTTTATTATTTGGGGAGGACTAAACGGTGTAGGATTGGTGATTTATAAATTCTGGAGAAGAATAAGCCCGTGGGAAAAACGCAGCAACTGGATGATAAATATCTGGAAGATTGCCATAACATTTACTTTCATCACCTTTACACGTGTGTTTTTCCGTTCCGAATCGATGGATGTTGTTCGCGGAATGCTGCATCAAATTGCTACCGACTTTAAGCTTTCGATGATTCCTGAAGTAGTAGTAGCCTACAAATGGGTTTTCCTGATGATGTTGTTTGGTTTTGTAACGCACTGGCTGAGTTATGATTTGAAGGACCGGGCAAAAAACTGGTTCATCGAATCGCCCATGTGGGTAAAGGCAGCTATATCGGCTGTTGTGGTAATTATCGTTTACCAATCCGTTTCGGCTGATATGCAACCGTTTATTTATTTCCAGTTCTAA
- a CDS encoding GDSL-type esterase/lipase family protein yields the protein MLHGTSVSAQENSYFYHVNQYNFVRYDRNEMHYPGNRTNAERFYSKLEQLVNTGEGRVNIVQIGGSHIQAGTFSGQMRNRFQQLNGEMNAGWGFMFPYRIARTNSPFGYYIRYNGYWKTFRNVEGRKSGTLGVGGISATTSSPKAELTILLEKENELDYSFNKLRIYYENTAKNYTINIDSDLVKNKVKADGYTDFELNEWVDSLKITLEKDYNSKGNFTLLGMTTESNPNGIMYHSIGVNGAHVPAFLRCQLFTEQLAELNPDLVILGLGINDAYGRRFSQARFEDHYDQLITKIKAAAPNALIVFTTNNDSYLYRCYVNKNGEKVKDSMFKMAKKYNAGVWDMFSVMGGLNSIVLWQKNGLARSDKIHFTREGYLMIADLFFGALMKDFENYILNKKELTINKQSVPPVSATLRTTESLASTVPLQVGGRQEPVVSEKHWRMSGGSNNK from the coding sequence ATGCTGCACGGCACATCCGTTTCCGCGCAGGAAAACAGCTACTTCTACCACGTTAACCAATACAACTTTGTACGTTACGACCGCAACGAAATGCATTACCCCGGAAACCGGACAAATGCTGAACGATTTTATTCAAAACTGGAACAACTGGTAAACACCGGCGAAGGACGTGTAAATATTGTTCAAATTGGCGGCTCACACATTCAGGCGGGTACGTTTTCGGGGCAAATGCGCAACCGTTTTCAGCAGCTTAACGGCGAAATGAATGCCGGTTGGGGATTTATGTTTCCATACCGCATCGCACGAACGAATTCGCCTTTTGGTTATTACATTCGTTACAACGGTTATTGGAAAACGTTCCGGAATGTTGAAGGCCGGAAAAGCGGAACGCTCGGAGTGGGAGGCATTTCTGCAACAACATCGTCGCCAAAAGCGGAGCTAACTATTCTATTGGAAAAAGAAAACGAACTGGATTACAGTTTTAACAAGCTGAGAATTTACTACGAGAATACAGCCAAAAACTACACGATCAATATTGATTCGGATTTAGTGAAAAACAAGGTAAAAGCCGACGGTTATACTGATTTTGAACTAAATGAGTGGGTAGATAGTCTGAAAATTACACTGGAGAAAGATTACAATTCGAAAGGTAATTTTACTTTGCTGGGAATGACTACCGAATCGAATCCAAACGGCATAATGTATCACAGTATTGGCGTAAACGGGGCCCATGTTCCGGCATTTTTGCGTTGCCAGCTTTTTACAGAGCAACTGGCCGAACTTAATCCTGATTTGGTAATTCTCGGACTGGGAATTAACGATGCCTACGGACGACGTTTTTCGCAGGCTCGTTTCGAGGATCATTACGATCAGCTTATCACCAAAATAAAAGCCGCTGCGCCCAATGCGTTAATTGTGTTTACTACCAACAACGACAGTTACCTGTATCGCTGCTACGTAAACAAAAATGGCGAAAAGGTGAAAGACAGTATGTTTAAAATGGCCAAAAAATACAATGCGGGTGTGTGGGATATGTTTTCGGTAATGGGAGGTTTAAATTCCATTGTACTGTGGCAAAAAAACGGCCTGGCACGAAGCGATAAAATTCATTTTACCCGCGAAGGTTATTTAATGATCGCCGATTTATTTTTTGGTGCGCTGATGAAAGATTTTGAGAATTACATTCTGAATAAAAAGGAACTTACTATTAATAAGCAAAGTGTACCCCCCGTTTCGGCCACACTCCGTACAACGGAGTCGCTGGCCTCAACTGTCCCCCTACAAGTAGGGGGACGACAAGAGCCGGTGGTTTCGGAGAAACACTGGCGGATGTCGGGGGGTAGCAATAATAAATAA
- a CDS encoding GDSL-type esterase/lipase family protein, giving the protein MKPLQTLTFTLSVIALLAGAMWLMPDDGLELGEMTFHMPTFAEMLGADDVEYTDVSEILAQQFEIDSLVDIEVDTIAGDTVVEVIHRADYDTLVQSVRRIEMTDLGKENLYRFFDHLKKDSLVRIMHYGDSQIEGDRITSFLRNKLQVKFGGTGVGLRPALQPYDYVFSANQHNSENWKRYPIYGKVDSMVEHSRYGVMGAFSRYAPLASDTIPFKDSIIYEAEMNVSKSNISYKRTREYENMRLFYGHTKRPVAVQLIARGDTVLSDTLLADTTYAVLECELPDSTSSVTLKFSGYDGPDVYGIELASKKGVIMDNIALRGSSGTIFTKADYQLSLKMYNDLNPEFFILQFGGNVIPYIKDKKAIDRYGRWFGSQIKRIQSLCPDAAILVIGPSDMSTKVKDKYITYKHLPQVVEKLKQVALENNCAYWDMYEAMGGHNSMPSWVNAQPELARPDYVHFSARGARLVANMFYNALILEYNKYLEEEM; this is encoded by the coding sequence ATGAAGCCCTTACAGACATTAACATTTACTTTGAGCGTAATTGCTTTGCTGGCAGGCGCTATGTGGCTAATGCCCGACGATGGTTTAGAGCTGGGTGAAATGACCTTCCATATGCCTACTTTTGCGGAAATGCTTGGTGCAGATGATGTGGAATATACCGACGTTTCGGAGATTTTGGCTCAGCAGTTTGAGATTGATTCGCTGGTAGATATCGAAGTGGATACCATTGCCGGCGATACGGTGGTTGAAGTCATTCACCGGGCAGATTACGATACGTTGGTGCAGTCGGTTCGCCGTATTGAAATGACCGATTTGGGCAAAGAGAACCTGTACCGCTTTTTCGATCATTTGAAAAAGGATTCGCTGGTAAGAATTATGCATTACGGCGATAGTCAGATTGAAGGCGACCGCATCACCTCTTTCCTGCGAAACAAACTACAGGTAAAATTTGGAGGAACAGGCGTTGGTTTGCGTCCGGCCTTGCAACCTTACGATTATGTTTTTAGTGCGAATCAACACAATTCGGAGAACTGGAAACGTTACCCTATCTACGGCAAAGTAGATTCAATGGTGGAGCACAGTCGTTACGGAGTTATGGGGGCATTCTCGCGTTATGCGCCTTTGGCCAGCGACACGATTCCGTTTAAAGATTCGATAATTTACGAGGCGGAGATGAATGTCTCGAAATCAAATATCTCTTACAAACGCACCCGCGAATACGAAAATATGCGCTTGTTTTACGGGCATACAAAACGCCCGGTTGCCGTGCAGTTAATTGCACGAGGCGATACCGTTTTAAGCGATACGCTTTTGGCCGATACAACTTACGCGGTGCTCGAATGCGAATTACCTGATTCAACAAGCAGCGTTACTCTAAAATTTTCGGGATACGATGGCCCGGATGTGTACGGCATTGAACTGGCTTCGAAAAAAGGAGTGATTATGGATAACATTGCTCTGCGAGGCAGTTCCGGTACTATTTTCACCAAGGCCGATTATCAGCTCAGTCTGAAAATGTACAACGATCTGAATCCAGAATTCTTTATTCTGCAGTTTGGCGGTAACGTAATTCCATATATAAAAGATAAAAAAGCCATCGATCGTTATGGTCGTTGGTTTGGCAGTCAGATAAAACGTATTCAGTCCTTGTGTCCCGATGCTGCCATTCTGGTAATCGGGCCAAGCGATATGTCGACAAAGGTGAAGGATAAGTACATTACGTATAAACATTTGCCGCAGGTAGTAGAAAAGCTGAAACAAGTGGCACTCGAAAATAATTGTGCTTACTGGGATATGTACGAAGCGATGGGCGGACACAACAGTATGCCATCGTGGGTGAATGCGCAACCCGAACTGGCGCGCCCCGATTATGTACATTTCTCGGCACGGGGAGCACGTTTGGTAGCCAATATGTTCTACAATGCATTGATTCTGGAGTACAACAAATATTTGGAGGAGGAGATGTAA
- a CDS encoding LysM peptidoglycan-binding domain-containing protein translates to MKRFEQNKPGSLIGIFVVLLLFVPLLNWGQDSINDEDFQSRLLKNIHQQVFRYPWNNAAFFPGKLELANRQTMKRELKEAKEYAHKPDEFETYFSVLDHLPAPDKAIFIKSFYYYQPEIKAELDKAGLGEDLQYLPAVLSAFNSEAGSSFKRAGAWQLTHFQGVLNGLQINKLLDERLNVSKATHAAVQELKKNEALFDHPKKAVLAFVFGKTEIKNLCRRAGGNDCSVYELLKVAPKEMTDFVAAYQATAAFLSQNKFISEQEPQKTAEVKVRLQTHFGQISAVLPISEDELHFLNPQFPYSIIPEQASITLPEKLKQDFLFLQDSIYNGVDSTLFEVVAQKIEYPPAPNRQYVGEKVKDLEIEGKTKIKYRIKSGDVLGFIAEDYDVHVADLKYWNNIYDERKIQAGKTLDIFVDDENADYYRGLQQETAKKEKPKTVFPKFASATLPGIVVPESSKKVEHIVKSGESPYVIAQKYDGVTPEKILEWNSISDARKIQIGQKLIIYVQ, encoded by the coding sequence TTGAAACGATTCGAACAAAATAAGCCGGGTTCTTTAATAGGAATTTTTGTGGTTTTGCTGTTGTTTGTTCCCCTGTTAAATTGGGGGCAAGACAGTATAAACGACGAAGATTTCCAATCTCGTTTGCTGAAAAATATTCATCAGCAGGTTTTTAGATACCCATGGAATAATGCTGCTTTTTTTCCTGGAAAACTGGAGTTGGCAAACCGTCAAACGATGAAGCGGGAACTAAAGGAGGCGAAAGAATATGCTCATAAGCCTGATGAATTCGAAACTTATTTTTCCGTTTTAGATCATTTACCTGCACCCGATAAGGCAATTTTCATCAAAAGTTTCTATTATTATCAGCCTGAAATAAAAGCGGAGTTGGATAAAGCAGGGCTTGGTGAAGATTTGCAGTATTTGCCGGCAGTACTTTCAGCATTTAACAGCGAAGCTGGCAGTTCGTTTAAAAGGGCAGGAGCATGGCAGTTGACACATTTTCAAGGGGTGCTGAATGGTTTGCAAATCAATAAACTGCTTGATGAACGGCTGAATGTTTCGAAAGCGACTCATGCTGCCGTTCAGGAATTAAAGAAAAATGAAGCGTTATTCGATCATCCGAAAAAAGCCGTGTTGGCATTTGTTTTTGGTAAGACCGAAATTAAAAATCTTTGTCGTCGGGCGGGTGGTAATGATTGTTCTGTATACGAACTGCTGAAAGTTGCACCAAAAGAAATGACTGATTTTGTTGCGGCTTACCAGGCAACAGCCGCATTTTTAAGCCAGAATAAATTTATCTCCGAACAAGAACCACAAAAAACGGCAGAAGTAAAAGTACGCTTGCAAACGCATTTCGGGCAGATTAGTGCAGTGTTGCCGATTTCGGAAGATGAACTACACTTTTTAAATCCACAGTTTCCCTATTCCATTATTCCTGAACAGGCATCGATAACTTTACCTGAAAAATTGAAACAAGACTTTCTGTTTTTGCAGGACTCCATATATAATGGTGTCGATTCAACGTTGTTTGAGGTGGTGGCACAAAAAATTGAATATCCGCCGGCACCCAATCGTCAGTATGTGGGCGAGAAGGTAAAGGATCTGGAAATTGAAGGGAAAACAAAAATCAAATACAGGATAAAATCGGGCGATGTGCTGGGATTTATTGCAGAAGATTACGATGTACATGTAGCCGACCTGAAATACTGGAACAATATTTACGACGAGCGCAAAATTCAGGCAGGTAAAACACTCGATATTTTTGTCGACGACGAAAACGCTGATTATTATCGCGGTCTTCAGCAGGAAACAGCTAAAAAAGAGAAGCCCAAAACTGTATTTCCGAAATTCGCATCGGCAACTTTGCCGGGGATTGTTGTTCCTGAGTCGTCAAAAAAAGTAGAGCACATTGTAAAAAGCGGCGAATCGCCGTATGTAATTGCACAAAAATACGATGGCGTAACGCCCGAGAAAATACTGGAATGGAACAGCATCAGCGATGCGCGTAAAATTCAAATTGGTCAGAAATTAATCATCTACGTACAATGA